In Bufo gargarizans isolate SCDJY-AF-19 chromosome 5, ASM1485885v1, whole genome shotgun sequence, the following are encoded in one genomic region:
- the NEUROD6 gene encoding neurogenic differentiation factor 6: MLTLPFDESVVMTESQLCRKYVRENEEQKPAKKVESCTQQIVSHGKNIKRTPEEETEQEEEEEEKEEDDENGLPRRRGPRKKKMTKIRFERIKLRRMEANARERGRMHGLNDALDNLRKVVPCYSKTQKLSKIETLRLAKNYIWALAEILRIGKRPDLLTFVQNLCKGLSQPTTNLVAGCLQLNARSFLMGQSGEAVHHARSPYTSIYPPYHSPELSTPPGHGSLDNSKPGKPYNYCSTYESFYESTSPECTSPQFEGPLSPPSMNYNGIFSLKQEEALDYGKNYNYGMHYCAVPGRGPLGQSSMFRLPTDSHFPYDFHLRSQSLAMQDELNAVFHN; encoded by the coding sequence ATGTTAACACTTCCATTTGATGAATCTGTTGTGATGACGGAGTCTCAGCTTTGTAGAAAGTATGTGCGGGAAAACGAGGAGCAAAAACCTGCAAAGAAAGTAGAAAGCTGTACTCAACAGATAGTGTCCCATGGGAAAAATATCAAAAGAACACCTGAAGAGGAAACAGaacaagaagaagaggaggaggagaaggaagaagatGATGAAAATGGTTTGCCAAGGAGGAGGGGGCCAAGGAAAAAAAAGATGACCAAGATCCGGTTTGAAAGGATTAAATTACGACGAATGGAAGCCAATGCAAGAGAAAGGGGGAGAATGCATGGCTTAAATGATGCCCTGGACAATTTAAGGAAAGTTGTGCCCTGCTATTCTAAGACACAAAAACTGTCTAAAATAGAAACTTTGAGGCTGGCCAAAAACTATATCTGGGCTCTCGCAGAGATCCTGCGTATTGGGAAGAGACCAGATTTGCTCACCTTTGTACAAAACCTATGCAAAGGTTTGTCTCAGCCAACCACAAACTTGGTGGCTGGGTGCCTGCAGCTCAATGCCAGGAGTTTTCTCATGGGTCAGAGTGGCGAGGCAGTCCATCATGCAAGATCCCCATATACTTCTATATACCCTCCATATCACAGCCCTGAGCTTAGCACCCCACCAGGTCATGGGAGCCTTGACAATTCCAAGCCAGGAAAGCCGTATAATTACTGTAGTACTTATGAATCTTTTTATGAAAGCACGTCTCCTGAGTGCACAAGCCCTCAGTTTGAAGGTCCCTTAAGCCCTCCCTCGATGAACTATAATGGGATATTTTCCCTCAAGCAAGAAGAGGCTTTGGACTAtggaaaaaattacaattatGGCATGCATTACTGTGCAGTGCCAGGCAGGGGTCCCCTCGGGCAGAGCTCTATGTTCAGGTTGCCTACAGACAGCCACTTCCCTTATGACTTCCATCTGCGCAGCCAGTCTCTCGCCATGCAAGATGAATTAAATGCAGTTTTTCATAATTAA